From the Salarias fasciatus chromosome 16, fSalaFa1.1, whole genome shotgun sequence genome, one window contains:
- the col18a1a gene encoding collagen type XVIII alpha 1 chain a isoform X2 translates to MKMRCSSWPERVVCCVLLLLGSAGSQWTEDSGVSLLQLIGDPPPDEITQVHGPDNSPGYVFGPDANTGQLARAHFPSPFYRNFALIFHVKPTTDRGGVIFSITDASQKTIYVGVKLSAVSGGKQNVILYYTEPDSQQSFQAASFSVSSLRDIWTRFAIAVKDDKVMFYFNCGTDPRVVNIERSPDEMELEGGAGVFVGQAGGADPDKFLGVIGELRVVGDPRAAERLCEEDEDDSDMASGEGSGYGQSRPSRPEGEKHRWTTAAPASQPIQQPPLTRKEEILTARETWSAGAKGEKGDRGEKGDRGPIGPKGETGSGSRSGGRAEKGEPGEKGVKGSAGFGYQGQKGDRGPQGPPGPPGPPGPAAEFSAGGDGSVVSRVPGPRGPPGAPGPQGPPGDDGEPGDPGEDGKTGPQGPPGFPGTPGDPGFKGEKGDRGEGPPGPRGPPGPPGPPGTGFRSTFVDMEGSGFPDLESLRGLPGLPGPPGPPGPPGLSTGGSAASSGAFGPPGRDGAPGQPGLAGLPGTDGVPGTPGPKGEKGDAGELGLPGPVGTKGDPGEPGSPGRVGETGLAGLPGPMGPIGPPGPPGPPGRSVRVGFDDMEGSGGFTNGLPGVRGPEGVQGPPGLPGLPGKPGLPGLQGNKGSEGLPGRDGQPGLDGFPGPPGMKGDRGDKGEAGDPGRDGTGLPGPPGPPGPPGQIIYQTSDNFDGVNGRAGPQGGAGLPGQAGFPGPIGPKGDRGDPGPAGYGLKGEKGEPGLVIGPDGNLLRLDGLTGMKGERGPPGPAGPAGPYGPPGLKGEIGMPGRPGRPGVNGYKGEKGEPGGGAGFGYPGAPGPPGPPGPPGPAVPLDRFNRYDDSSRNYPAVKGEKGERGDRGLPGIPGTASDLDYLSLKGERGETGVKGEKGEPGGGYYDPRFGGAQGPQGPPGSPGLPGPKGESLPGPPGPQGPPGPPGVGYDGRPGPPGPPGPPGPQESPSLPGPHRNNYPVSVPGPPGPPGPPGIPGLSAGVTVLRSYDTMLATARRHTEGSLIYVIDQADLYLRVRDGLRQVMLGEYNPFFRDLENEVAEAQPPPVILYPQSQDQSQSNGAGHYSHSGAAIRPIEPPPQPPVEPRYPPQYDPRFPDHRNNGQTDGRLPIQHNENRYPVTPARRPPVPGPAVHTDTSGSGLHLIALNAPQSGNMRGIRGADFLCFQQARAVGLKGTFRAFLSSKLQDLYTIVRKADRENFPIVNLKDQVLFNSWESIFGDNSNKMRESVPIYSFDGRDILRDSAWPEKMVWHGSSNKGHRQTDHYCETWRAGDRAVSGLASSLQSGRLLQQSSSSCSGSYIVLCIENAFTSPSKK, encoded by the exons AAGACAGCGgagtctccctcctgcagctgatcgGAGATCCTCCTCCGGACGAGATCACCCAGGTCCACGGGCCGGACAACTCTCCGGGCTACGTCTTCGGCCCGGACGCCAACACTGGCCAGCTGGCTCGcgcccacttccccagcccGTTCTACCGGAACTTCGCCCTCATTTTCCACGTCAAGCCCACCACCGACCGGGGCGGCGTCATCTTCTCCATCACCGACGCCTCGCAAAAGACCATATATGTGGGCGTCAAACTGTCCGCCGTGTCGGGCGGCAAGCAGAACGTCATCCTCTACTACACGGAGCCCGACTCGCAGCAGTCCTTCCAGGCCGCCAGCTTCTCTGTGTCGTCCCTGAGGGACATCTGGACCCGCTTCGCCATCGCGGTGAAGGACGACAAGGTGATGTTCTACTTCAACTGTGGCACGGACCCCCGAGTGGTGAACATCGAGAGGTCGCCTGACGAGATGGAGCTGGAAGGAGGCGCCGGGGTCTTCGTCGGACAAGCCGGAGGGGCCGACCCGGACAAGTTCCTG GGCGTGATCGGGGAGCTGAGGGTGGTGGGAGACCCCCGTGCTGCCGAGAGGCTCTgtgaagaggatgaggacgacTCGGATATG GCTTCCGGGGAAGGAAGTGGCTACGGGCAgagcagaccctccagaccagAAGGGGAGAAACACAGATGGACG ACGGCTGCTCCGGCTTCTCAGCCCATCCAGCAGCCGCCTCTGACCAGGAAGGAGGAGATCCTCACGGCGAGAGAGACAT GGTCAGCCGGGGCCAAAGGAGAgaagggggacaggggggagaAAGGAGACCGGGGTCCGATCGGGCCGAAGGGGGAGACAGGGTCTGGATCTCGGAGTGGGGGGAGAGCTGAAAAG ggagaacctggagaaaagGGAGTCAAG ggcaGCGCCGGCTTCGGCTACCAGGGACAAAAGGGCGACCGCGGCCCCCAGGGGCCCCCCGGCCCGCccggccctccaggacccgCCGCAGAGTTTTCGGCCGGTGGAGATGGCTCGGTCGTTTCTAGGGTTCCTGGACCCAGAGGACCGCCGGGGGCCCCGGGCCCCCAGGGGCCACCGGGAGATGATGGGGAGCCG GGCGATCCTGGCGAAGACGGGAAAACG GGCCCTCAAGGACCCCCAGGCTTCCCCGGGACCCCCGGAGACCCCGGCTTCAAAGGAGAGAAG GGAGACCGCGGAGAGGGTCCGCCCGGCCCCAGAGGACCCCCGGGACCTCCCGGACCACCAGGAACGGGATTCAGATCT ACCTTCGTGGACATGGAGGGTTCAGGGTTTCCGGATCTGGAGTCTCTCCGG GGACTCCCAGGTCTCCCCGGCCCTCCCGGCCCTCCGGGTCCTCCTGGTCTGTCTACCGGCGGCTCGGCCGCGAGCTCAGGAGCCTTCGGACCACCAGGAAGGGATGGAGCACCCGGTCAGCCT GGCTTGGCTGGTTTACCTGGTACCGACGGCGTCCCAGGAACTCCCGGTCCAAAGGGAGAGAAG GGCGATGCCGGCGAGCTGGGGCTTCCAGGACCAGTTGGCACCAAG GGGGATCCAGGAGAGCCTGGTTCACCAGGACGTGTAGGAGAGACTGGACTGGCTGGTCTGCCGGGACCTATGGGACCCATCGGgccccccggtccccccggCCCTCCAGGGAGGAGCGTTCGAGTCGGATTT GATGACATGGAGGGTTCTGGAGGATTCACCAACGGACTTCCTGGCGTCAGAGGACCAGAAGGAGTTCAG gGTCCTCCTGGATTACCTGGACTTCCA GGTAAACCCGGACTGCCCGGGCTTCAGGGCAACAAGGGCAGCGAAGGTCTTCCAGGAAGAGACGGGCAGCCAGGCCTGGACGGGTTCCCCGGACCTCCG GGAATGAAAGGTGACAGAGGAGACAAAGGAGAGGCg GGAGATCCGGGTCGAGATGGAACCGGACTCCCAGGTCCACCGGGCCCACCGGGACCCCCGGGGCAAATCATCTACCAGACATCAGACAAC TTCGACGGTGTCAATGGCAGAGCTGGTCCTCAG GGTGGAGCTGGCTTACCTGGTCAAGCTGGATTTCCT GGTCCTATCGGGCCGAAAGGTGACAGAGGAGACCCCGGTCCCGCGGGCTACGGTCTGAAG GGGGAGAAAGGTGAACCGGGCCTGGTGATCGGACCTGACGGCAATCTCTTGCGTCTGGACGGTCTAACGGGTATGAAG ggagagagaggaccTCCAGGACCCGCCGGACCCGCT GGTCCGTACGGGCCTCCTGGACTGAAAGGAGAAATTGGAATGCCTGGGAGACCT GGCCGCCCTGGTGTGAATGGATACAAGGGTGAGAAGGGAGAGCCAGGCGGAGGCGCAGGCTTTGGCTACCCG GGAGCTcccggccctccaggaccacccGGACCCCCCGGACCTGCCGTTCCTCTGGATCGCTTCAAC CGCTACGATGACAGCTCCAGGAATTACCCAG ctgTGAAAGGAGAAAAAGGAGAGCGTGGGGACCGCGGACTTCCAGGAATCCCAG GAACGGCCTCAGACCTGGACTACTTGTCGCTGAAG GGCGAGCGTGGAGAGACAGGAGTCaagggagagaagggagagcCCGGCGGTGGATATTACGACCCACGGTTTGGTGGAGCACAGGGCCCGCAAGGGCCGCCTGGCAGCCCGGGTCTGCCG GGGCCAAAAGGAGAGTCTCTACCAGGGCCGCCTGGACCCCAGGGACCACCAGGGCCACCAGGGGTTGGTTACGATGGACGTCCGGGTCCTCCAGGACCGCCGGGGCCTCCAGGACCTCAGGAGTCTCCCTCTCTTCCAGGACCTCACAGAAATAATTACC CTGTCAGTGTACCCGGCCCTCCAGGTCCGCCCGGACCTCCGGGAATCCCGGGTCTCTCGGCGGGG GTCACGGTCCTGCGGTCGTACGACACGATGCTCGCCACCGCCCGGCGCCACACGGAGGGCAGCCTCATCTACGTCATCGACCAGGCCGACCTGTACCTGAGGGTGCGGGACGGACTGCGGCAGGTTATG CTCGGAGAGTACAATCCCTTCTTCAGAGATCTG GAAAACGAGGTGGCAGAGGCCCAGCCCCCGCCGGTCATCCTGTACCCCCAGTCCCAGGACCAGTCCCAGAGCAATGGGGCCGGGCATTACTCCCACAGCGGCGCCGCCATACGGCCCatcgagccgccgccgcagcccccCGTGGAGCCCAGATACCCCCCCCAGTACGACCCCAGGTTCCCGGACCACAGGAACAACGGGCAGACCGACGGGAGGTTACCCATCCAGCACAACGAGAACAGATACCCGGTCACACCGGCCAGGCGGCCGCCCGTGCCGGGGCCCGCCGTGCACACCGACACATCCGGATCCGGA CTGCACCTCATCGCCCTGAACGCCCCTCAGTCCGGTAACATGCGAGGAATTCGCGGCGCGGACTTCCTGTGCTTCCAGCAGGCTCGAGCTGTGGGCCTGAAAGGAACCTTCAGAGCCTTCCTGTCCTCCAAACTCCAAGACCTGTACACCATCGTCCGCAAGGCCGACAGGGAAAACTTCCCCATCGTGAACCTCAAG gaccaggtgcTGTTTAACAGCTGGGAGTCTATCTTCGGTGACAACTCCAACAAAATGAGGGAGAGCGTCCCGATCTACTCCTTCGACGGTCGAGACATCCTCAGGGACAGCGCGTG gcCCGAGAAGATGGTCTGGCACGGATCGAGTAACAAAGGCCACCGGCAAACGGACCACTACTGTGAAACGTGGCGGGCGGGCGACCGCGCCGTGTCGGGCCTGGCGTCCTCGCTGCAGAGCGGCcgcctgctgcagcagagcagcagcagctgctccggcTCCTACATCGTCCTGTGCATCGAGAACGCCTTCACGTCGCCCTCCAAGAAATAG
- the col18a1a gene encoding collagen type XVIII alpha 1 chain a isoform X1: protein MKMRCSSWPERVVCCVLLLLGSAGSQWTEDSGVSLLQLIGDPPPDEITQVHGPDNSPGYVFGPDANTGQLARAHFPSPFYRNFALIFHVKPTTDRGGVIFSITDASQKTIYVGVKLSAVSGGKQNVILYYTEPDSQQSFQAASFSVSSLRDIWTRFAIAVKDDKVMFYFNCGTDPRVVNIERSPDEMELEGGAGVFVGQAGGADPDKFLGVIGELRVVGDPRAAERLCEEDEDDSDMASGEGSGYGQSRPSRPEGEKHRWTTAAPASQPIQQPPLTRKEEILTARETSRESQHFSVPVESRPDWPGSPGSAGAKGEKGDRGEKGDRGPIGPKGETGSGSRSGGRAEKGEPGEKGVKGSAGFGYQGQKGDRGPQGPPGPPGPPGPAAEFSAGGDGSVVSRVPGPRGPPGAPGPQGPPGDDGEPGDPGEDGKTGPQGPPGFPGTPGDPGFKGEKGDRGEGPPGPRGPPGPPGPPGTGFRSTFVDMEGSGFPDLESLRGLPGLPGPPGPPGPPGLSTGGSAASSGAFGPPGRDGAPGQPGLAGLPGTDGVPGTPGPKGEKGDAGELGLPGPVGTKGDPGEPGSPGRVGETGLAGLPGPMGPIGPPGPPGPPGRSVRVGFDDMEGSGGFTNGLPGVRGPEGVQGPPGLPGLPGKPGLPGLQGNKGSEGLPGRDGQPGLDGFPGPPGMKGDRGDKGEAGDPGRDGTGLPGPPGPPGPPGQIIYQTSDNFDGVNGRAGPQGGAGLPGQAGFPGPIGPKGDRGDPGPAGYGLKGEKGEPGLVIGPDGNLLRLDGLTGMKGERGPPGPAGPAGPYGPPGLKGEIGMPGRPGRPGVNGYKGEKGEPGGGAGFGYPGAPGPPGPPGPPGPAVPLDRFNRYDDSSRNYPAVKGEKGERGDRGLPGIPGTASDLDYLSLKGERGETGVKGEKGEPGGGYYDPRFGGAQGPQGPPGSPGLPGPKGESLPGPPGPQGPPGPPGVGYDGRPGPPGPPGPPGPQESPSLPGPHRNNYPVSVPGPPGPPGPPGIPGLSAGVTVLRSYDTMLATARRHTEGSLIYVIDQADLYLRVRDGLRQVMLGEYNPFFRDLENEVAEAQPPPVILYPQSQDQSQSNGAGHYSHSGAAIRPIEPPPQPPVEPRYPPQYDPRFPDHRNNGQTDGRLPIQHNENRYPVTPARRPPVPGPAVHTDTSGSGLHLIALNAPQSGNMRGIRGADFLCFQQARAVGLKGTFRAFLSSKLQDLYTIVRKADRENFPIVNLKDQVLFNSWESIFGDNSNKMRESVPIYSFDGRDILRDSAWPEKMVWHGSSNKGHRQTDHYCETWRAGDRAVSGLASSLQSGRLLQQSSSSCSGSYIVLCIENAFTSPSKK, encoded by the exons AAGACAGCGgagtctccctcctgcagctgatcgGAGATCCTCCTCCGGACGAGATCACCCAGGTCCACGGGCCGGACAACTCTCCGGGCTACGTCTTCGGCCCGGACGCCAACACTGGCCAGCTGGCTCGcgcccacttccccagcccGTTCTACCGGAACTTCGCCCTCATTTTCCACGTCAAGCCCACCACCGACCGGGGCGGCGTCATCTTCTCCATCACCGACGCCTCGCAAAAGACCATATATGTGGGCGTCAAACTGTCCGCCGTGTCGGGCGGCAAGCAGAACGTCATCCTCTACTACACGGAGCCCGACTCGCAGCAGTCCTTCCAGGCCGCCAGCTTCTCTGTGTCGTCCCTGAGGGACATCTGGACCCGCTTCGCCATCGCGGTGAAGGACGACAAGGTGATGTTCTACTTCAACTGTGGCACGGACCCCCGAGTGGTGAACATCGAGAGGTCGCCTGACGAGATGGAGCTGGAAGGAGGCGCCGGGGTCTTCGTCGGACAAGCCGGAGGGGCCGACCCGGACAAGTTCCTG GGCGTGATCGGGGAGCTGAGGGTGGTGGGAGACCCCCGTGCTGCCGAGAGGCTCTgtgaagaggatgaggacgacTCGGATATG GCTTCCGGGGAAGGAAGTGGCTACGGGCAgagcagaccctccagaccagAAGGGGAGAAACACAGATGGACG ACGGCTGCTCCGGCTTCTCAGCCCATCCAGCAGCCGCCTCTGACCAGGAAGGAGGAGATCCTCACGGCGAGAGAGACAT CGAGGGAGTCCCAGCACTTCTCAGTTCCGGTCGAGTCCAGACCCGACTGGCCCGGGTCAccag GGTCAGCCGGGGCCAAAGGAGAgaagggggacaggggggagaAAGGAGACCGGGGTCCGATCGGGCCGAAGGGGGAGACAGGGTCTGGATCTCGGAGTGGGGGGAGAGCTGAAAAG ggagaacctggagaaaagGGAGTCAAG ggcaGCGCCGGCTTCGGCTACCAGGGACAAAAGGGCGACCGCGGCCCCCAGGGGCCCCCCGGCCCGCccggccctccaggacccgCCGCAGAGTTTTCGGCCGGTGGAGATGGCTCGGTCGTTTCTAGGGTTCCTGGACCCAGAGGACCGCCGGGGGCCCCGGGCCCCCAGGGGCCACCGGGAGATGATGGGGAGCCG GGCGATCCTGGCGAAGACGGGAAAACG GGCCCTCAAGGACCCCCAGGCTTCCCCGGGACCCCCGGAGACCCCGGCTTCAAAGGAGAGAAG GGAGACCGCGGAGAGGGTCCGCCCGGCCCCAGAGGACCCCCGGGACCTCCCGGACCACCAGGAACGGGATTCAGATCT ACCTTCGTGGACATGGAGGGTTCAGGGTTTCCGGATCTGGAGTCTCTCCGG GGACTCCCAGGTCTCCCCGGCCCTCCCGGCCCTCCGGGTCCTCCTGGTCTGTCTACCGGCGGCTCGGCCGCGAGCTCAGGAGCCTTCGGACCACCAGGAAGGGATGGAGCACCCGGTCAGCCT GGCTTGGCTGGTTTACCTGGTACCGACGGCGTCCCAGGAACTCCCGGTCCAAAGGGAGAGAAG GGCGATGCCGGCGAGCTGGGGCTTCCAGGACCAGTTGGCACCAAG GGGGATCCAGGAGAGCCTGGTTCACCAGGACGTGTAGGAGAGACTGGACTGGCTGGTCTGCCGGGACCTATGGGACCCATCGGgccccccggtccccccggCCCTCCAGGGAGGAGCGTTCGAGTCGGATTT GATGACATGGAGGGTTCTGGAGGATTCACCAACGGACTTCCTGGCGTCAGAGGACCAGAAGGAGTTCAG gGTCCTCCTGGATTACCTGGACTTCCA GGTAAACCCGGACTGCCCGGGCTTCAGGGCAACAAGGGCAGCGAAGGTCTTCCAGGAAGAGACGGGCAGCCAGGCCTGGACGGGTTCCCCGGACCTCCG GGAATGAAAGGTGACAGAGGAGACAAAGGAGAGGCg GGAGATCCGGGTCGAGATGGAACCGGACTCCCAGGTCCACCGGGCCCACCGGGACCCCCGGGGCAAATCATCTACCAGACATCAGACAAC TTCGACGGTGTCAATGGCAGAGCTGGTCCTCAG GGTGGAGCTGGCTTACCTGGTCAAGCTGGATTTCCT GGTCCTATCGGGCCGAAAGGTGACAGAGGAGACCCCGGTCCCGCGGGCTACGGTCTGAAG GGGGAGAAAGGTGAACCGGGCCTGGTGATCGGACCTGACGGCAATCTCTTGCGTCTGGACGGTCTAACGGGTATGAAG ggagagagaggaccTCCAGGACCCGCCGGACCCGCT GGTCCGTACGGGCCTCCTGGACTGAAAGGAGAAATTGGAATGCCTGGGAGACCT GGCCGCCCTGGTGTGAATGGATACAAGGGTGAGAAGGGAGAGCCAGGCGGAGGCGCAGGCTTTGGCTACCCG GGAGCTcccggccctccaggaccacccGGACCCCCCGGACCTGCCGTTCCTCTGGATCGCTTCAAC CGCTACGATGACAGCTCCAGGAATTACCCAG ctgTGAAAGGAGAAAAAGGAGAGCGTGGGGACCGCGGACTTCCAGGAATCCCAG GAACGGCCTCAGACCTGGACTACTTGTCGCTGAAG GGCGAGCGTGGAGAGACAGGAGTCaagggagagaagggagagcCCGGCGGTGGATATTACGACCCACGGTTTGGTGGAGCACAGGGCCCGCAAGGGCCGCCTGGCAGCCCGGGTCTGCCG GGGCCAAAAGGAGAGTCTCTACCAGGGCCGCCTGGACCCCAGGGACCACCAGGGCCACCAGGGGTTGGTTACGATGGACGTCCGGGTCCTCCAGGACCGCCGGGGCCTCCAGGACCTCAGGAGTCTCCCTCTCTTCCAGGACCTCACAGAAATAATTACC CTGTCAGTGTACCCGGCCCTCCAGGTCCGCCCGGACCTCCGGGAATCCCGGGTCTCTCGGCGGGG GTCACGGTCCTGCGGTCGTACGACACGATGCTCGCCACCGCCCGGCGCCACACGGAGGGCAGCCTCATCTACGTCATCGACCAGGCCGACCTGTACCTGAGGGTGCGGGACGGACTGCGGCAGGTTATG CTCGGAGAGTACAATCCCTTCTTCAGAGATCTG GAAAACGAGGTGGCAGAGGCCCAGCCCCCGCCGGTCATCCTGTACCCCCAGTCCCAGGACCAGTCCCAGAGCAATGGGGCCGGGCATTACTCCCACAGCGGCGCCGCCATACGGCCCatcgagccgccgccgcagcccccCGTGGAGCCCAGATACCCCCCCCAGTACGACCCCAGGTTCCCGGACCACAGGAACAACGGGCAGACCGACGGGAGGTTACCCATCCAGCACAACGAGAACAGATACCCGGTCACACCGGCCAGGCGGCCGCCCGTGCCGGGGCCCGCCGTGCACACCGACACATCCGGATCCGGA CTGCACCTCATCGCCCTGAACGCCCCTCAGTCCGGTAACATGCGAGGAATTCGCGGCGCGGACTTCCTGTGCTTCCAGCAGGCTCGAGCTGTGGGCCTGAAAGGAACCTTCAGAGCCTTCCTGTCCTCCAAACTCCAAGACCTGTACACCATCGTCCGCAAGGCCGACAGGGAAAACTTCCCCATCGTGAACCTCAAG gaccaggtgcTGTTTAACAGCTGGGAGTCTATCTTCGGTGACAACTCCAACAAAATGAGGGAGAGCGTCCCGATCTACTCCTTCGACGGTCGAGACATCCTCAGGGACAGCGCGTG gcCCGAGAAGATGGTCTGGCACGGATCGAGTAACAAAGGCCACCGGCAAACGGACCACTACTGTGAAACGTGGCGGGCGGGCGACCGCGCCGTGTCGGGCCTGGCGTCCTCGCTGCAGAGCGGCcgcctgctgcagcagagcagcagcagctgctccggcTCCTACATCGTCCTGTGCATCGAGAACGCCTTCACGTCGCCCTCCAAGAAATAG